The Glycine soja cultivar W05 chromosome 6, ASM419377v2, whole genome shotgun sequence genome has a window encoding:
- the LOC114414441 gene encoding uncharacterized protein LOC114414441 — MGSKKKNGGKGEIVDGSKIMELVGNEKVFSNFVDHKFDELDKDRDGKLSMKELEPAVADIGAGLGLPAQGTSPDSDHIYFEVLNEFTHGKQEKVSKTEFKEVLSDILLGMAAGLKRDPIVILRMDGEDLLEFVNGPSYEAEMASIFSQIESPSGSFREHVIEAFGRLTVDQGIPPTSDSWVFNNIVDPALSQGGPALDKPASQETFLEEFKKVALSVVDFLKEKPVIVAHSENTFDGRGVKRLLSNKFELDRTLNLALENLPKDRNGKISKDYLRVALDLVSPSAGLPPVGAIEEIDKVIVEAFKMVNAEDTKTVKEDEFKKILTEILGSIMLQLEGNPISVSSNSVVHEPLGSSSTLLQPSSSETA, encoded by the exons ATGgggagtaagaaaaaaaatggtggaAAGGGAGAGATTGTGGATGGTTCCAAGATTATGGAGTTAGTTGGAAACGAGAAAGTTTTCAGCAACTTTGTGGACCATAAGTTTGATGAATTGGATAAAGACAGAGATGGGAAACTCTCCATGAAGGAGCTTGAACCTGCTGTTGCTGACATTGGTGCTGGTCTTGGTTTGCCTGCTCAAGGCACTAGTCCTGATTCAGATCACATttattttgag GTCTTGAATGAGTTCACCCATGGCAAGCAAGAAAAAGTGAGCAAGACTGAGTTTAAAGAGGTTCTCTCAGACATTCTGTTGGGCATGGCTGCTGGACTAAAGCGAGACCCTATTGTTATACTCCGCATGGATGGGGAAGATCTCCTTGAGTTTGTTAATGGTCCAAGTTATGAAGCAGAAATGGCATCCATTTTCTCTCAGATTGAGTCCCCTAGTGGATCCTTTCGTGAACATGTAATTGAAGCTTTTGGGAGACTCACTGTTGATCAAGGAATTCCTCCAACATCAGATTCTTGG gtTTTCAACAACATTGTGGATCCAGCACTATCTCAAGGTGGCCCTGCTTTGGACAAGCCTGCTTCTCAAGAGACATTTTTGGAAGAATTTAAGAAAGTCGCATTGAGCGTGGTTGATTTTCTTAAAGAGAAACCTGTCATTGTTGCCCACAGTGAAAACACATTTGATGGACGCggtgtcaagagacttttatccAACAAGTTTGAATTAGACagg ACGTTGAACTTAGCTTTAGAGAATCTGCCAAAAGATCGCAATGGAAAAATATCAAAGGACTATCTGCGGGTGGCACTAGATCTGGTGTCTCCATCTGCTGGTTTACCTCCAGTTGGTGCAATTGAAGAG ATTGATAAGGTCATTGTTGAAGCCTTTAAGATGGTGAATGCAGAGGACACCAAGACAGTTAAAGAAGAcgaatttaagaaaattttaactgaAATACTGGGTAGTATCATGTTGCAGTTAGAAGGCAATCCCATATCTGTTTCTTCAAATTCAGTTGTGCATGAGCCTTTAGGCTCATCTTCTACACTCTTGCAGCCATCTTCTAGTGAAACAGCATAA
- the LOC114414032 gene encoding auxin-responsive protein SAUR21-like, with the protein MGIRLPIFMALHANKIFKWQQHLHSRNHSNVPKGHIVVYVGEAQKKRFVVPISYLNHPSFVDLLNRVVEEFGYNHPMGGLTIPCKEEAFITLTSQLRAS; encoded by the coding sequence ATGGGTATTCGTCTGCCAATATTCATGGCTCTTCATGCTAACAAGATATTCAAGTGGCAGCAGCATCTCCATAGTAGAAACCACTCGAATGTTCCAAAGGGTCACATAGTAGTGTATGTTGGAGAGGCTCAAAAGAAGAGGTTTGTGGTTCCAATATCTTACTTGAACCATCCTTCGTTTGTTGACTTGCTAAACCGAGTCGTGGAAGAATTTGGCTACAATCATCCAATGGGCGGTCTCACAATCCCTTGCAAAGAAGAGGCATTCATCACTCTCACCTCTCAACTACGTGCCTCCTGA